The following are from one region of the Dermacentor albipictus isolate Rhodes 1998 colony chromosome 5, USDA_Dalb.pri_finalv2, whole genome shotgun sequence genome:
- the LOC139059957 gene encoding isocitrate dehydrogenase [NAD] subunit gamma, mitochondrial-like — protein sequence MANSVRLLTSVSRSVPRKLLPVGTTSTPRKYFSGQAQPPHATAKAKYGGRFMVTVLPGDGIGPELMKHVREVFRYAGVPVDFEEVHLDSTQDDLENVDEAITAIKRNGVALKGNIETRHNSPTSKSRNVELRLRLKLFVNVIHCKSQPGVPTRHNNIDIVLIRQNTEGEYSCAEHESVPGVVESMKLITRNKSEEIARYAFEFARQNGRKKITAVHKANIMKLSDGLFLKCCGEVSKDYPEIEFDNMIIDNCSMQLVSNPSQFDLLLLPNLYGNILTNIACGLVGGPGITSGRNYGHDYAVFETGTRNTGKSIAGKNIANPLAMMNAGVDLLDHLGLKDHATVIRHAIDKTLNVDKIHTPDLGGQASTRDVVNNIIKDVQETTRL from the exons ATGGCAAATTCAGTGCGTTTGCTAACTAGCGTGTCTCGATCTGTGCCTCGTAAACTGCTTCCCGTaggaacaaccagcacgccgcgaAAG TACTTTTCAGGGCAGGCACAGCCTCCACATGCGACAGCAAAGGCGAAATATGGAGGTCGCTTTATGGTTACAGTGCTACCCGGTGATGGAATCGGCCCTGAACTGATGAAGCACGTTCGTGAAGTTTTCAG ATATGCTGGTGTGCCTGTGGATTTTGAAGAGGTCCATCTTGACTCTACCCAGGACGATCTGGAGAACGTTGATGAAGCCATCACGGCCATCAAAAGAAATGGCGTTGCCCTGAAAG GCAACATCGAGACGAGGCACAACTCGCCCACCTCCAAGTCCCGCAATGTAGAGTTGCGCCTACGGCTGAAGCTTTTTGTCAATGTGATTCACTGCAAGAGCCAGCCCGGCGTTCCGACCCGccacaacaacatcgacatcgTGCTGATACGCCAAAACACAGAGGGAGAATACAGCTGTGCCGAGCATGAG AGCGTTCCAGGTGTAGTGGAGAGCATGAAGCTGATAACAAGGAACAAATCAGAGGAGATTGCACGCTATGCTTTTGAGTTTGCACGACAAAATGGCAGAAAGAAGATAACAGCTGTTCACAAGGCCAACATCAT GAAACTCTCTGATGGCCTGTTCCTCAAGTGCTGTGGAGAGGTTTCAAAGGACTACCCCGAGATTGAGTTCGACAACATGATAATTGACAACTGCAGCATGCAG CTTGTGTCGAATCCATCGCAGTTTGATTTGCTCCTTCTGCCCAACCTGTATGGAAACATCCTAACCAACATCGCCTGTGGCCTTGTTGGTGGACCAGGCATCACATCTGGGAGGAACTATGGCCATGATTATGCTGTGTTTGAAACG GGGACGCGCAACACCGGAAAGTCAATTGCTGGCAAGAACATCGCCAACCCTTTGGCCATGATGAACGCAGGTGTCGATTTGCTGGATCATTTGGG ATTGAAGGACCATGCAACTGTGATAAGACATGCAATCGACAAAACTCTGAATGTTGACAAG ATCCATACACCAGATCTGGGTGGCCAAGCAAGCACTCGAGATGTCGTCAACAACATTATCAAAGATGTGCAAGAGACCACAAGGCTTTAG